TGACAGTTTGCGTGCTCACGGCTCCAGACGGCTTGCACTCAGGCCGTGTTGCACTCGCGTTGTGTGTGGTTCATCAACGCCGGCACGTCGAGAATCAAGGCGACCTCTCCGCTCCCCAGGATGCTCGAGCCGCTGATGCCCACCACACGGGAGAACATGCGCGCCAGGGGTTTGATCACGGTCTGCGCTTCACCCAGCAGCGTGTCGACCACGATGCCGAATCGCTGGGAGGCGTGCTTGACAACGACGATGTTCTGCCTCGACGTCGGCTCATCCTCTATGCCGAACTGATCGCGGAGACGGATGAATGGCAGCACCTCGCCGCGCAGGTCGGTGAAATCGTGCCCGGTGTGAGTCACGTGCTCGATGCACTCGTCCACCATTTCCAACGGGAGCACGAACACCGATTTGCCCACCGCCACCTGGAAGCCGTTGATGATGGCTAGAGTCAGTGGCAGGCGCACGCGGATCGTGGTGCCCTGGCCAGGGCGGCTCTCAATATCCACACTGCCGCGAAGCGCCGCAATGTTGCGCTTGACCACGTCCATGCCGACGCCGCGGCCGGACAAGTTGGTGACCTGCTCGGCCGTCGAGAATCCCGGCTCGAAGATCAGCGCAAACACCTCGGCATCGCTCAGTGCCTTTCCCAGTTCCACCAGGCCGCGCTCCACACCCTTGGCGAGGATGCGCTCGCGGTTGAGCCCGCCCCCATCGTCCGACACTTCGATCACGATCGAGCCGGATTCGTGGTACGCGTTCAGCCGCACTGTGCCGCGCGGTGGCTTACCACGTGCTGTTCGCAGCTCCGGTGTGTCGATGCCATGGTCCACCGCATTGCGCACTAGGTGAGTCAACGGATCACCAATCTTCTCGACCACTGTCTTGTCGAGTTCCGTGTCTTCGCCGCTGATCTCCAGAGCGATGTCCTTCCCTAGCTCACGCGCCGCGTCATGCACTACGCGCTGGAAGCGACTGAAGGTGGCACCGATCTTGACCATGCGAAGCTTCAGCGCGCTGTCCCGCAGTCCCTCAATCAGCGTGGTGAGCGTCGCGTTGCATTCCTGAACCTCGGCGCTCGCGCTTCGGCGCGACAGCATGTTGGCAGTGGCTGCAGCGATGATCAGCTCGCCGACTTGGTCGATCAGCTGGTCAAGCTTTGCAGCATCAACACGCACCGTCTGCGTCTCCAGTGCCCTGGACTCCTTGACCTGTCGCTGCTTGGACAGTGCCGCGTGTACCACATGCGCCGGCGCCGAGCCCTGTCCTACCAGGATTTCGCCTAGTGGCGCGCGATCGCCGACCGTTCGAGCCTGCGCCTGCAAGGCTGCCTGTAGCTCATGCTCGGTGATCGATCCGCACTGCACCAGCAGCTCGCCTAGCCGTGCGGGCTTCTCGGGCAGTTGGTCAATGAGGTCCAGGTATGCCTGTACCTGGCTGTGCGGCGGCACGATACGCAGTTCGCAATCATCTAGCACGAACTCGAAGGCGGACTCGATCAGCTTCTTGTCGGCGTTTGGGCTGCTGAAGGCGATCTCGAAGCCGAGGTAGCAGCTTTCGGGATCGAGCTCTTCGCTTTCGGGCATCGCGTCGGCGATCGGAGCAACCGCTTCCACGCAACCCAGCGTACCGAGGTACCGGATGAACGGCATCGGATCCAGCCCGTGGCGTAGCACGTCGGGCTTGAAGCGCAAGGAGATGTGCCAGTGATTACGCAGCCCTCCAACTGAGGCCGCCAGGGCACGCGCGTCCCCATGTGCTGTTGGATTCGTCTCGCTTCTCAGCTGCTGCAGCAGTTCGTGGCAGGCCGCCTGGTGATGCGCGTGGACGGCTGCATTGGTATCGCCCACCGCATCCACCAGCGCCCGGGTCTGGTCGGCGCACTGCAGCAACACCGAGACCAGGTCATCTGTCATCGATCGCCTGCCGTCGCGCGTCTCGTCGAGCACGCCTTCGACCACATGCGTGAAGGCCACGATGTCGTCCAAACCGAACAATCCAGCCGAACCCTTGATCGTGTGCACTGCGCGGAAGATTGCGTTGAGCGCCTCGCCGCACTCGCGCGCGTCGGGACGGAGTAACTGCTGCTCCATGTCATCTAGCAGCTCGCGGCTTTCCGCGATGAAGGTGGGCAATGCCTGGTTGATGTCCATCACACCGCCTCCGAGACGCCGATGCCGAACATGGCCGCCATGCCGACCGTACGCAGCGCCTCGCGAACGACCTGGCTGTGTGCAACAAGGCGCAGCTCGCGCTCCATCGCGACAACCTTGCGCTTTAGCGCCAGCAGCAGCTGGATGCCGGCGGTATCAATCTCGGTCACTTCCGCAAGGTCCAACTCCACCACCGGTGCTTCATGCGACCAGCCCAGCAGGTGCTGCTTGAGTGCGGCAGCGCGGTAGATCGTGAGTTCGCCCTCCACTCGCAAGGCTGCTGGCGTGGTGGACGTCGAAGCCAGCGCGGAAACAGGACTCGAATCAGCATTCATTTCATTGCCCCTCCCTTTACGCGGCCACCAGCTTCTGCACCACCGCCAGCAAGTGCTCCGGTCGGAACGGCTTGGTCACCCAGGCCTTGGCGCCAGCGTCACGGCCTTGTTGCTTCTTGTCTTCCGCCGATTCGGTCGTGAGCATCACCACAGGCGTGAACTTGTAGGCCGGCAGCTGGCGCATTGCCTTCAGGAAGCTGATGCCATCCATATTGGGCATGTTCACGTCGCTGACGATGAGGTGTATGCGCTGGCCGCTGAGTTTGGATAGCGCCGCCCGGCCGTCGCTGCCTTCGAGTACGTCATATCCGGCGCCCTTGAGCGCGATGCTGACGACCTGCCGCAGCGAAGCGGAGTCGTCGACGATCATGATGGTCTTGGACAAGGTGTTTCCTCTTTAGAAGAAGGTCACTTCTTCGACCGGTTTCGCTGCGGAGCTGCCGTCGTGCAGTGCGCGTTCGTCGGCCATCGCGTAGCTGCTATGCAAGGCGGCCAGCAGCGATGAGGCATCGAGCGGAAGCAACGCTCGCGCCGCATGGCAGCGTCGGGTATGGGTGTTCATCTCGTGCGGCAGCTGGTCGATGCTCGCCGCCACATGCGACAAAATTTGGCTCACGCGGTCCTGGAACTGCAGTTGCACGAGCGCCTCGCCCACCTCGGCCCGGATGGCCGCACTCTCGTGTTGTAGCTGGTCGCGCGACTGCAACACCGCATTGACCGCCGTTTGGAGTCGGTCAAGCACCGAGGCGATGGCGTCGCGAGACATGTCAATGCGCTCGCCGTCCCGCTGCGCGGTCGATTCGGCCTTTTGGCGGGCACGGACGATCGCAGTAGTCACGCTTTCGACCTGCGCCGCGATACGGCAACCGGTGTGGCCCGATTCGGCCGACAGCTTGCGCACCTCCTGCGCCAGCACTGCGAAGGCACGACCGTGTTCGCCGGCCCGGGCAGCAGCGATTGCGGCGTTGGTGGCCAGCAGGTTGGTCTGCTGGGCGATCAGTGCCACGTCGGTCGCCATCTTGCCCAGTTCGCCAATGAAATGCTCCAGCGCGTGCACTTCCTTGACCAGCTCGGCCTTGCCCTCGGTGATGACCTGCAAGGACGAGACGACCTCCCCTAGCGAGCTGTCGGCCTCGTGGAAGATGCCCACCAGTTGCGGGCCGCCCGCGGCACTGACCGCTTGCGCGTCCAGCGCATGCCCCAGCCGTCCGACAATGCCGCCAAAGCGCTGGCTCAAGCGGTCGATCGCGGATTCAGTCTGCGTGCGCGCACTGTCGACTTGGGCTGTCCACACGGGCCCCAACTGCGCGGCGAAGCGGCTCAAGGACTCGGCATGCGAGCGCTGTGACAGCTGTGCTGCGGCAATGAACTTCAGCGGTGCGCGGGGTGCCAGCCCACCAACCGCCATCAGCGCCACGCCCAGCAGGCCGAACAGCACACCCTCGGCCCCACTGCCCAGAAGGCTGGCTGCAGCGACGATACCCAAGGCAGCTGGTGTATACGCCGCTGTTCGCTGTTTTGTTGGAACGAAGGTCATCTTCTTGTTCGGAGGGTGGTTGGGGCTGCGAGCCGGGTTGGCTCGCGAGGCCTAGTGCGGTTTTCGGCGTAAGCCCGCCCTTGTTGACCCCTGCGCGCCAGGTCTAGAAATATCCGAGGAAAATTGCCGTAACGCGCCGCGAGCTACCAGGAGGAGTTGGCGAGATGACATAACCCAACAGCCTGCTGGCGCCGATTTGGCCGCTGTGAGCTCCGTGGCAGACGTCCGCGTGCTGTTCGGTTTTCCCCGCGTCGGATAGCCGTGCACAGACTCCTGTGGTCAGCAACCGGGGCGACGGCTCGCAGGGCAACCATGACTAAGAGCGGCTAACAAAACTCTTCTGGCGTCGTTGCGCCGCCTTGCCGTACCGGTCGTACTGTCTGCGGCGGCGCGCCTAGCCAGAACCGCTGCGCTGAGTTTTGTTAGCCGCTCTAAGGATGGCGCGCATCAAGCCGCCAGTGACCGGCAAGAACACCAAGAGGAGACCCCCTGGATTCCTGCCCAAGTGGGCGCTAGGTCGCTGCTCTACGCAGGACGAACATCGGCAGATCCTAGCCAGCCCGAGCTGATGCAGGCGCATACCGCGGCAGTGCGCAGGGCACCCGCCTCGGAGGGAAGGCGGCTGCACGGCGGTCAATCCGTGTCGTACCGGGCGCTCTGTTCACCGAATGGCTTCGTCGGGTCCCTGCACGCCCATCGCAAAGCCTTCGCGACCCATTGAAAGTTCTACGAGCCACGCGCACTGGTAAGGTAGGCGTGTGGGCCAACATGCGGACAACCGTAGCTAGTGTGTCTGACGTGTCTGGTAGGGCCCGTGTACGGGTATGACGCAGCTTCACGACGGCATGAAGGCTTCGCGATTTTCCGCCAATGCGCAAATCGCCCCATCAGGCCCGGGAATCATCAAGAGCGCTGGCACGGTGGTGCCGAAGAGACGGTGGATCCTTATGCGAAGCGGCCGGCGCAGGGAATACGGCCGCTTCGTCCTCGCCAGGACACGCATAGGTGAGAACAATTGCAGCGGCGCATGCTACTCGCACGGTGGCATTGAGACTGCAATGGACCAGGAAGCTGTGGACGAAGACGCGGCCTAAACATTTCGGTGATTGGCTAGATCGTCCTTCTCTGTTGCAAAAGATGCTGCACACATTTTGCATCTGCATCTGCTTCAGCTTTGCCGTTCACGGATGCCGTCTAGCTGCGGTGCGCCGATCCATAGGCATCGGACTGCACCGGGCCGCAGCTGGCCGGCTACGTCGCCTTCAGTACCGCTCGCACGGGAGATTGAACGCTGGCGGTCCTTACGAGCCCGTGAGCACGGGCACGCTTGCTCCGCGAACCCATGCACCGGAAGGCTGCCAGCCTCATGGTCCCTAAGGGCTCTCACCAAATTGAAGTTGGTTATACCGCGGCGCCAATCAGTGCTACGCACCTAGGTTGCGTTTGAGCCGCTCTGGACACCAGGCCGGGCAATTCTGCTTCCCTGGGGAGCCAAGGCTGCGGTGGACTGGTTCTCAGCACGTCCTAGAACCCGTCAGGACGTTGCATAGCGCCAATCATGGCCACCTTCGTAGAATGCGCCTCGGCTCACCTTGTGCCATTTCTGCGTCGCCTCACTGCGAAAGCAAACCGCCTTTCCGAAGCGAGCGCTTTATCGTAATACAGGTCGTTTAGTCGTTTCGATATGCATCATTCCGTGCAGCTGACGAGCCAACCTTGCGTTGACGAGTATGAGGACATCTTCGTCGGGAGTGGCGAGATGGCGACCTTGATGAGGCAACACGACTGGGCGTCAACCAGCTTAGGGCCGCCGTCGAACTGGCCGCACGCGCTGAAAGTGGCGGTTCGGTTGCTGCTCACCTCCAAGTTCGAGATGTGGCTGGGGTGGGGGCCGGACATCGCCTTCCTGTACAACGATGCGTACCGTCCGACGCTTGGGGACAAACACCCCGACTCGCTCGCCAAGCCGACCCGTGTTCTTTGGTCCGAGATATGGGCTGAGGTGGAGCCCAGATTGCGGCTTGTCTACGAGAAAGGCGAGGCGACTTGGGACCGGGGTCTGCAACTCATCCTGAACCGGCACGGCTATCCTGAGGAAACCTACCACACGTTCTCCTACAGTCCCCTGCTCGGCGACACCGGGACGGTGGAGGGTGTCTTTTGCGCCGTCACCGAGGAGACGGAGCGAGTCATCAGTGAGCGCCGACTTGCGTCTCTTCAAGGGCTGGCTTCCGGCCTTGCAAATGCGGAGACCACCTCGGCGGTCTTCGACGCGGTAGGGCTCGCGCTCGAGCAGAACCAGCGGGACATGCCGTTCTGCGTCATCTACCTTTTCGACGGAGCGAGGCACGCTCGCCTTGCTTGCACCGCCGGATTGCATCGTGACCACCCTCATGCGCCCGCATACGTTGCGTTGGACCAAGCGGTCACATGGGACCTCCGAAGCGTCTGGGACGGCGTCGCAACAACGCTCCTGGATCTATCGTGCCTCCAGGACATTCCCTGTGGCGAGTGGATGCGGCCCCCGAGCACAGCAGCGCTCATTCCGCTGCTGGGCCAGGGAACTGAGCGGCCGCTGGGTGCCATGGTCGTCGGGCTGAATCCGTTTCGGCCTGCTGACAAAGACTACCTCTCCTTTCTCGACCTGTTCGCCGGCCAGATCGCCTCGCGCTTGGCAAGCGTGCAGGTATACGAAGCGGAGCGCCAGCGGTCCGCGGCACTGGCGGAGGCATTGCGGATGCGTCAGGAGGCAGCTGACGCGCTGCGCCAAGCAAACGCCCGCCTGACGTCGGAAATTGAGCAACGGACGCAAGAGCGCGACCGGCTGCGATCGCTGTTTC
This genomic stretch from Eleftheria terrae harbors:
- a CDS encoding chemotaxis protein CheA produces the protein MDINQALPTFIAESRELLDDMEQQLLRPDARECGEALNAIFRAVHTIKGSAGLFGLDDIVAFTHVVEGVLDETRDGRRSMTDDLVSVLLQCADQTRALVDAVGDTNAAVHAHHQAACHELLQQLRSETNPTAHGDARALAASVGGLRNHWHISLRFKPDVLRHGLDPMPFIRYLGTLGCVEAVAPIADAMPESEELDPESCYLGFEIAFSSPNADKKLIESAFEFVLDDCELRIVPPHSQVQAYLDLIDQLPEKPARLGELLVQCGSITEHELQAALQAQARTVGDRAPLGEILVGQGSAPAHVVHAALSKQRQVKESRALETQTVRVDAAKLDQLIDQVGELIIAAATANMLSRRSASAEVQECNATLTTLIEGLRDSALKLRMVKIGATFSRFQRVVHDAARELGKDIALEISGEDTELDKTVVEKIGDPLTHLVRNAVDHGIDTPELRTARGKPPRGTVRLNAYHESGSIVIEVSDDGGGLNRERILAKGVERGLVELGKALSDAEVFALIFEPGFSTAEQVTNLSGRGVGMDVVKRNIAALRGSVDIESRPGQGTTIRVRLPLTLAIINGFQVAVGKSVFVLPLEMVDECIEHVTHTGHDFTDLRGEVLPFIRLRDQFGIEDEPTSRQNIVVVKHASQRFGIVVDTLLGEAQTVIKPLARMFSRVVGISGSSILGSGEVALILDVPALMNHTQRECNTA
- a CDS encoding response regulator; this translates as MSKTIMIVDDSASLRQVVSIALKGAGYDVLEGSDGRAALSKLSGQRIHLIVSDVNMPNMDGISFLKAMRQLPAYKFTPVVMLTTESAEDKKQQGRDAGAKAWVTKPFRPEHLLAVVQKLVAA
- a CDS encoding STAS domain-containing protein; translated protein: MNADSSPVSALASTSTTPAALRVEGELTIYRAAALKQHLLGWSHEAPVVELDLAEVTEIDTAGIQLLLALKRKVVAMERELRLVAHSQVVREALRTVGMAAMFGIGVSEAV
- a CDS encoding methyl-accepting chemotaxis protein, with protein sequence MTFVPTKQRTAAYTPAALGIVAAASLLGSGAEGVLFGLLGVALMAVGGLAPRAPLKFIAAAQLSQRSHAESLSRFAAQLGPVWTAQVDSARTQTESAIDRLSQRFGGIVGRLGHALDAQAVSAAGGPQLVGIFHEADSSLGEVVSSLQVITEGKAELVKEVHALEHFIGELGKMATDVALIAQQTNLLATNAAIAAARAGEHGRAFAVLAQEVRKLSAESGHTGCRIAAQVESVTTAIVRARQKAESTAQRDGERIDMSRDAIASVLDRLQTAVNAVLQSRDQLQHESAAIRAEVGEALVQLQFQDRVSQILSHVAASIDQLPHEMNTHTRRCHAARALLPLDASSLLAALHSSYAMADERALHDGSSAAKPVEEVTFF